One window of the Colletotrichum destructivum chromosome 4, complete sequence genome contains the following:
- a CDS encoding Putative GPI-GlcNAc transferase complex, PIG-H component domain-containing protein, whose amino-acid sequence MMLTTAPRLHVRRPSPTTAEFTVTTRPPPTLAVRLLSSLLLVLRIPLFLSSILLLQAAWSQSPYAAPFLSPSPTKSPTTTPDNPPTDALFFSTMTFWHALRFIHASIPGRLAHRIVASHVVPLPVLVPGCLLATYATLLRTHATESLLVLRGLGIQTSSTSGSYLSAAATRFIPTEKIQDVLVNEAFRGFEVRYYLIVIVEGEEDLVVVFPRLLPRKKIVETVWRGVRGCLWEADGTAGGGGGNTRKMDERWQGGV is encoded by the coding sequence ATGATGCTCACAACGGCTCCCCGCCTCCACGTCCGGCGCCCCTCGCCAACAACAGCCGAGTTCACAGTGAcgacccgcccgccgccgaccctcgccgtccgtctcctatcgagcctcctcctcgtcctacgcatccccctcttcctctcctcgatcctcctcctccaggccgccTGGTCGCAGTCACCCTACGCCGCGCCATTcctctcgccgtcgccgacaaaATCCCCCACCACGACGCCCGACAACCCCCCCACCGACGCCTTATTCTTCTCAACCATGACCTTCTGGCACGCCCTTCGTTTTATCCACGCCTCCATTCCgggccgcctcgcccaccgcATTGTCGCCTCCCACGTGGTGCCGctccccgtcctcgtcccggggtgcctcctcgccaccTACGCGACGCTGCTGCGCACGCACGCCACCGAGAGCCTGCTGGTCCTGCGCGGTCTGGGCATCCAGACAAGCTCCACGAGCGGGAGCTACCtgtcggccgccgcgacgcGCTTCATACCCACTGAGAAGATCCAGGACGTCCTCGTTAACGAGGCCTTCCGCGGCTTCGAGGTGCGATACTacctcatcgtcatcgtcgagggcgaggaggaccttgtcgtcgtcttccccaGGCTGCTACCGCGGAAGAAGATTGTCGAGACGGTCTGGAGGGGGGTCAGGGGGTGTCTCTGGGAGGCGGACGGGACCGCCGGCGGGGGTGGTGGGAATACTAGGAAGATGGACGAGAGATGGCAGGGCGGCGTCTAG
- a CDS encoding Putative pseudouridine synthase I, TruA, pseudouridine synthase TruA/RsuA/RluB/E/F — MADAGGKYYSWEKDRLIARIRQLEHELAKRDAAASSKSAGPGPGPGTAMVDAAPPPAKKRKKDKKMDASRYSSRFIALKFAYLGKRYGGFEYASSASLPTIEGELWNALTKACLIFPEDPEVVNFDCCEYSKCGRTDRGVSAFGQVIALRVRSSKPLPKKPEEQAIPETEGDTAMEGTVEKAEGEEDNKKPEKEWDDIEDEIPYVKVLNRLLPDDIRVIAWCPAPPPGFSARFSCEERQYRYFFTQPAFTPTAVTTTDGAPSDDLREGYLDIEAMNEAARRFVGDHDFRNFCKVDGSKQITSFERRMYEASVEEVQDVGSVLPYLGRGAADGNDKLPRVYSFNIRGTAFLWHQIRHMVTILFLVGQRLEGPDVITRLLDVEKTPRKPNYDLAHETPLVLWNCVFPGDDDSRIPTAPEKALRWVYGEADVVESLWAHYREKKMDEVLANRLLDLVSGQVQSTEPKPKGKRVFQGGHEGKLSGGYVPLAKKQLTPTPEEINNRWAQRKGFKNAEEMRESKNWRKAIKDAKQAGTTAAAAPAAAAGAGDE, encoded by the coding sequence ATGGCTGATGCGGGCGGGAAGTATTACTCGTGGGAAAAGGACCGCCTCATCGCGCGCATAAGACAGCTCGAGCACGAGCTCGCAAAGCGGGATGCCGCCGCGTCATCCAAGTCCGCCGGGCCCGGCCCTGGCCCCGGCACGGCGATGGTAGACGCTGCCCCGCCCCCGGCAAAGAAACGGAAGAAGGACAAAAAGATGGACGCCTCCCGGTATTCGAGCCGCTTCATCGCCCTCAAGTTCGCGTATCTCGGCAAGCGCTACGGCGGCTTCGAGTACGCCAGCTCCGCGAGCCTGCCGACCATCGAGGGCGAGCTGTGGAACGCGCTGACCAAGGCTTGCCTCATCTTCCCTGAGGACCCGGAGGTGGTCAACTTCGACTGCTGCGAGTACTCCAAGTGCGGCCGCACGGATCGCGGCGTGAGCGCTTTTGGGCAGGTCATCGCTCTGAGGGTACGGAGTAGCAAGCCGTTGCCCAAGAAGCCGGAAGAGCAAGCTATCCCCGAGACAGAGGGGGATACGGCCATGGAAGGGaccgtcgagaaggccgaaggagaagaagacaacaAGAAGCCTGAGAAGGAGTGGGACGACATCGAAGACGAGATCCCGTACGTCAAGGTCCTCAACCGCCTGCTCCCCGACGACATTCGCGTCATCGCGTGGtgcccggcgccgccgccgggattctcggcgcgcttctcctgCGAGGAGCGGCAGTACCGCTACTTCTTCACGCAGCCAGCCTTCACGCCCACGGCGGTGACCACGACTGACGGCGCGCCGTCAGACGACCTACGGGAAGGGTacctcgacatcgaggccatgaacgaggcggcgcggcgctTCGTCGGCGACCACGACTTCCGCAACTTCTGCAAGGTGGACGGCAGCAAGCAGATCACCAGCTTCGAGCGGCGCATGTACGAGGCCAGCGTGGAGGAGGTGCAGGACGTCGGCTCGGTGCTGCCGTACCTCGggcgcggcgccgccgacgggaaCGACAAGCTGCCTAGGGTGTACTCGTTCAACATCCGCGGCACGGCGTTCCTGTGGCACCAGATCCGGCACATGGTGAcgatcctcttcctcgtgGGCCAGCGCCTCGAGGGGCCCGACGTCATCACGCGGCTGCTGGACGTCGAGAAGACGCCCCGCAAGCCCAATTACGACCTCGCGCACGAGACGCCGCTGGTGCTCTGGAACTGCGTGttccccggcgacgacgacagtCGCATcccgacggcgccggagaAAGCGCTGCGGTGGGTAtacggcgaggccgacgtcgtcgagagccTGTGGGCGCACTAccgcgagaagaagatggacgaggtgctGGCCAATCGGCTGCTGGACCTAGTCTCGGGCCAGGTGCAGAGCACCgagcccaagcccaagggcaAGCGCGTGTTCCAGGGTGGCCACGAGGGCAAGCTGTCAGGCGGGTACGTGCCGCTCGCTAAGAAGCAGCTGACACCGACGCCCGAGGAGATCAACAACCGGTGGGCGCAGCGCAAGGGGTTCAAGAACGCCGAGGAGATGAGAGAGTCGAAAAACTGGAGGAAGGCCATCAAAGATGCCAAGCAGGCGGGtaccaccgccgctgccgcccccgctgccgccgcagggGCCGGTGATGAATGA
- a CDS encoding Putative small GTPase, P-loop containing nucleoside triphosphate hydrolase: protein MDGDAIKILLVGDEKCGKTSFISRLSAGEGTGPITLLRDIDQPFIFEIKLGQNPYRLEFYDTNSPENWKLLDPDIVILCYDISQRLSLINMRRHWLKEVKLSFRRPDRLPILLLGLKRDLRSEDDPNGIIYPQEAYQQAQEMRIDRYMECSAVTGELIKLAFEDICKTAVMTRKAEGGQTEGGCVAM, encoded by the exons ATGGACGGAGACGCAATCAAAATCTTGCTAGTCGGTGATGAGAAATGTGGAAAGACGTCGTTCATCTC ACGACTGAGCGCTGGCGAAGGAACCGGCCCCATCACGCTGCTCAGAGACATTGATCAACCTTTCATCTTTGAGATCAAGCTTGGCCAAAACCCATACCGCTTGGAGTTCTACGATACAAATAGCCCCGAAAATTGGAAGCTCCTCGACCCCGACATCGTCATCTTGTGCTACGATATCAGCCAGCGACTCAGTCTCATCAATATGAGAAGACAT TGGCTCAAAGAGGTCAAACTGTCCTTTCGCAGACCCGACCGTCTGCCCATCCTCTTGCTGGGCCTCAAACGAGACCTTAGATCGGAAGATGATCCAAATGGCATCATCTACCCCCAAGAAGCCTACCAGCAGGCGCAGGAAATGCGGATAGATAGATACATGGAGTGCTCCGCGGTGACGGGGGAGCTTATCAAGCTGGCGTTCGAAGACATTTGCAAGACGGCGGTGATGACGCGgaaggccgagggcgggCAGACCGAGGGTGGATGTGTCGCCATGTAA
- a CDS encoding Putative RNA polymerase subunit Rpb4/RPC9, HRDC-like superfamily, Rpb4/RPC9 superfamily — protein sequence MKILEAQSAVLSNYEVYQHLTERKLGQKKRGERRGPGNLEALARELLQYLRTPPNPLSQDPITYQPGCIPKLLEKLRPYDLAKGEVIMILNLRPASVAALNTVIEEMTERFDENQQEEMVNIIAEVLGTFPQEEGQEEAGDEGAA from the exons ATGAAGATCCTTGAGGCTCAGTCAGCCGTTCTGTCCAACTATGAGGTTTATCAGCACTTGACCGAACGCAAGCTCGGCCAGAAGAAACGTGGAGAGCGTCGGGGTCCCGGCAACCTGGAGGCACTGGCAAGAGAG CTCCTCCAGTATCTGCGCACACCACCCAACCCGTTGAGCCAGGACCCCATCACCTACCAGCCGGGTTGCATCCCCAAGCTCCTGGAAAAGCTCCGTCCCTATGACTTGGCCAAAGGCGAGGTCATCATGATCCTCAATCTCCGTCCTGCGTCCGTCGCCGCATTGAATACCGTCATCGAAGAGATGACGGAGCGCTTCGACGAGAACCAGCAAGAAGAGATGGTCAACATCATCGCCGAAGTCCTCGGCACATTTCCCCAAGAGGAGGGGCAGGAGGAGGCTGGTGACGAGGGCGCTGCTTAG
- a CDS encoding Putative ribose-phosphate pyrophosphokinase, phosphoribosyltransferase: MVRNIIVLGGNTHPELVNSVCNNLGLNPCERILSKFSVGESRCEIKDSVRGKDVFIIQSASGSVNDGFMDLCIMISACKTGSAKRVTAVMPLFPYSRQPDVPYKKAGAPLSKSSAEASKNYTFESVPSTPGPGIARSATLSNGIDGIASKLAKSKLNEERSNGINGSSDYVRNGEHKTNGNGNSNGRTNHDSSSQFSYTTHDYANQNQINGFQSKPGYKQWVAQAGTLVADLLTCAGADHVIT; the protein is encoded by the exons ATGGTCCGCAATATCATTGTGCTTGGTGGTAACACCCACCCGGAGCTGGTCAACAGCGTGTGCAACAATCTGGGCTTGAACCCCTGTGAGCGCATTCTCAGCAAGTTCTCAGTTGGAGAGAGTCGCTGCGAGATCAAAGACTCAGTGCGTGGCAAGGATGTCTTTATCATCCAGAGCGCCTCTGGCTCAGTCAATGATGGTTTCATGGACCTGTGCATCATGATCTCTGCCTGCAAGACTGGCTCTGCCAAGAGAGTCACTGCTGTCATGCCTCTCTTCCCTTACTCGAGACAACCCGACGTTCCCTACAAGAAGGCTGGCGCCCCCCTCTCCAAGTCATCAGCGGAAGCATCAAAAAACTACACGTTTGAGAGTGTGCCTTCAACTCCCGGTCCTGGAATTGCACGCAGTGCTACCCTCTCTAACGGTATTGATGGTATTGCCTCCAAGCTGGCCAAGAGCAAGCTCAACGAGGAACGGAGCAACGGCATCAACGGATCCTCTGACTACGTCAGGAATGGCGAGCACAAGACCAATGGAAATGGGAACAGCAATGGTCGCACCAACCACGACTCTTCGTCACAGTTCAGCTACACCACCCACGACTACGCCAACCAGAACCAGATCAATGGCTTCCAGTCCAAGCCCGGCTATAAGCAGTGGGTTGCCCAAGCTGGTACCCTGGTTGCCGACCTATTGACCTGCGCGGGAGCGGACCATGTG ATCACGTAG
- a CDS encoding Putative Phosphoribosyltransferase domain, ribose-phosphate pyrophosphokinase: MDLHDPQYQGFFDVPVDNLYGKPLIKRYIQQNIPNFKDAVVISPDAGGAKRATAIADELDMAFALIHKERRPTKYTEQRNASMMLVGDVKDKVCILVDDLIDTGNTITRAAKLLKKEGATHIYALLTHGILSGDAIPRINASAIDKMVVTNTVPQRDHMRVCPKLECLDVSPVFAEAIRRVHHGESISVLFQHN; the protein is encoded by the exons ATGGATCTCCACGATCCTCAGTACCAGGGCTTCTTCGATGTCCCCGTAGACAACTTGTACGGCAAGCCTCTTATCAAGAGATACATCCAGCAGAACATCCCCAACTTCAAGGATGCTGTTGTCATCAGCCCTGACGCTGGTGGTGCAAAGCGTGCCACCGCTATTGCCGATGAGCTGGACATGGCCTTTGCCCTGATTCACAAG GAGCGACGCCCGACCAAGTACACCGAGCAGCGCAACGCCAGCATGATGCTGGTGGGCGATgtcaaggacaaggtctGCATCCTCGTGGACGATCTTATTGACACCGGCAACACCATCACCCGAGCTGCCAAGCTGCTTAAGAAGGAGGGTGCTACTCACATCTACGCCCTCTTGACCCACGGCATTCTCAGCGGTGACGCCATCCCGCGCATCAACGCCTCGGCCATTGACAAGATGGTCGTCACCAACACTGTCCCCCAGCGAGACCACATGCGGGTCTGCCCCAAGCTCGAGTGCTTGGACG TCTCTCCCGTCTTCGCGGAGGCGATTCGCCGTGTCCATCATGGCGAATCCATCAGCGTCCTTTTCCAGCACAACTAA
- a CDS encoding Putative armadillo-like helical, pumilio domain-containing protein, which yields MSTPPPTGDTPNRVSPGASQSRLQESIGQSPETTAIGVPAFKQKPTIVTLATPKLVNQNGLKVGFSAHSLPPRSQRRQKKTNQKPSTIAGTNPMDMLLAKLSEQQAALDQQNEALKSSDNNNSLYSRGFDQAPSTTNSVPITPATDSFPTTAPTTRPASAALKENHGNMEEVLRLKVELARAQNKISRLDHELAHSRSIKQEPDLMAQPSIRPNMLGPENTWGPNDDSSSDAGGPSIGGYGRSRSIWGSQRGPPAFANHSMPAAPSDSQPVGGDWYGSGRGGFNQGYIDSAATYSMADTYRGERMSQDTDMFSRPPSSRRNNRFDNSRWPSPQPYGGSNFGGHNYGNFTPSPAPFDNMGGGPGSASGNMGAGMYQGYNQQPIGSPLSPHATEFTTGDGWKTEVCRNNQRKEAKPRELTRPLAQSIATEGQTYLPTTEPLNYRRLLDRNVNCNWKYIVDKIVCNNDQQASIFLQQKLKVGTPDQKYEIVEAIVAQAYPLMVNRFGNFLVQRCFEHGTPEQVVKIAEAIRGNTLSLSMDPFGCHVVQKAFDSVPEEYKAIMVHELLRRIPETVIHRYACHVWQKLFELRWSESPPQIMNFVNEALRGMWHEVALGETGSLVVQNIFENCLEEDKVGRRHLRCSRRCSANQSSQRPCIEEVLANIDIVAHGQFGNWCIQHICEHGAPADRSRAIDHVIRYAAEYSTDQYASKVVEKCLKISGGEFLSRYLDRVCEGRVDRPRIPLVDIASDQYGNYLIQYILTHAGMQHREVVAAHIRKHMVSLRGSKFGSRVGMLCTNPAVATRPGPGVGPSMNRMGAGPRYSGGAGGYR from the exons ATGTCTACACCTCCTCCTACGGGTGATACCCCCAACCGAGTCTCCCCGGGAGCCTCGCAGTCTCGTCTCCAAGAGAGCATTGGCCAGTCCCCCGAGACAACTGCTATT GGTGTTCCGGCCTTCAAGCAGAAGCCGACCATTGTGACTCTGGCTACACCCAAGCTTGTCAATCAGAATGGTCTTAAGGTTGGTTTTTCCGCCCACTCTCTGCCACCTCGCTCACAGCGTCGACAGAAGAAGACCAATCAGAAGCCGAGCACCATTGCTGGCACGAACCCCATGGATATGTTGCTCGCCAAACTGTCGGAGCAGCAGGCTGCCCTCGACCAGCAGAATGAGGCTCTGAAGAGCTCTGATAACAACAACAGTCTGTACTCGCGCGGCTTTGACCAGGCTCCCTCAACGACCAATTCCGTCCCCATCACCCCCGCGACGGATTCGTTCCCTACGACTGCCCCCACGACCCGTCCAGCTAGTGCTGCCCTTAAGGAGAACCACGGCAACATGGAGGAGGTTCTTCGACTCAAGGTGGAGCTTGCCCGGGCTCAGAACAAGATCTCTCGCCTTGACCATGAACTTGCCCATTCACGTTCTATTAAGCAGGAACCTGACCTGATGGCCCAGCCGTCGATTCGTCCCAACATGCTTGGCCCTGAGAACACTTGGGGTCCCAATGATGACAGCTCTTCGGATGCTGGTGGTCCTTCTATCGGCGGATACGGCCGTTCTCGCTCGATTTGGGGTAGCCAGCGAGGCCCCCCTGCTTTTGCCAACCACAGTATGCCTGCCGCCCCTTCCGATTCGCAGCCAGTTGGAGGTGACTGGTATGGGAGCGGCCGCGGTGGCTTTAACCAGGGCTACATTGATTCTGCTGCCACGTACTCCATGGCGGATACCTACCGAGGTGAGCGCATGAGCCAGGACACGGATATGTTCTCTCGCCCCCCTAGCAGCCGCCGGAACAATCGTTTCGACAACAGCCGGTGGCCCTCCCCTCAGCCCTACGGCGGATCCAACTTTGGCGGACACAACTATGGCAACTTCACACCATCGCCTGCCCCGTTCGACAATATGGGCGGAGGCCCAGGCAGCGCCTCGGGAAACATGGGTGCTGGCATGTACCAAGGCTACAACCAGCAGCCCATTGGCAGCCCACTCTCCCCTCACGCAACCGAGTTCACCACTGGTGACGGATGGAAGACTGAGGTATGTCGAAATAATCAGAGAAAAGAAGCTAAACCCCGAGAACTGACTCGTCCCCTTGCACAGTCCATCGCCACCGAGGGTCAGACGTATCTTCCCACCACCGAGCCTCTCAACTACCGCCGGCTCTTGGATCGCAATGTCAACTGCAACTGGAAGTACATTGTGGACAAGATCGTCTGCAACAACGACCAGCAGGCGTCCATCTTTCTGCagcagaagctcaaggtCGGCACCCCGGACCAGAAGTATGAGATCGTTGAAGCCATCGTCGCTCAAGCCTACCCTCTCATGGTCAACCGCTTCGGAAACTTTCTCGTTCAACGTTGCTTCGAGCACGGAACCCccgagcaagtcgtcaagaTTGCTGAGGCAATCCGCGGCAACACTCTCAGCCTCTCCATGGATCCTTTCGGATGCCACGTTGTTCAGAAGGCGTTCGATTCTGTTCCCGAGGAGTACAAGGCCATCATGGTTCATGAACTCCTTCGTCGAATCCCTGAGACGGTCATCCATCGCTATGCCTGTCACGTCTGGCAGAAGCTTTTCGAGCTTCGCTGGTCCGAGTCTCCTCCTCAGATTATGAACTTCGTCAATGAGGCCTTGCGAGGCATGTGGCATGAGGTCGCCCTGGGCGAAACTGGCAGCTTGGTTGTCCAAAACATCTTTGAGAATTGTCTCGAGGAAGACAAAGTAGGTCGACGTCATCTTCGTTGTTCTAGGAGATGCAGTGCTAACCAGTCATCACAGCGCCCTTGCATTGAGGAGGTTCTTGCCAATATTGACATCGTTGCCCACGGCCAGTTTGGAAACTGGTGCATTCAACACATCTGCGAGCATGGCGCGCCGGCTGACCGCAGCCGTGCCATCGACCACGTCATTCGCTACGCCGCCGAGTACAGCACCGACCAGTATGCCTCCAAGGTCGTTGAGAAGTGTCTCAAGATTAGTGGTGGAGAGTTTCTCAGCCGTTACCTTGACCGAGTTTGCGAGGGACGAGTGGACCGCCCCCGTATTCCCCTTGTTGACATTGCCAGCGACCAGTATGGCAACTACCTTATCCAGTACATCCTCACCCATGCCGGCATGCAGCACCGCGAGGTGGTCGCTGCCCACATTCGCAAGCACATGGTGTCTCTTCGAGGATCCAAGTTCGGCTCTCGCGTGGGCATGCTCTGCACCAACCCAGCTGTCGCGACCCGTCCCGGCCCTGGAGTTGGTCCTAGCATGAACCGAATGGGCGCTGGTCCTCGTTACAgcggcggtgctggcggcTACCGTTAG
- a CDS encoding Putative small ribosomal subunit protein mS33: MSVPRARLLDLMKAQCEVFAATFNPEGVRTGNKILRQRLKGPSLASYYPRKVLTVQDVQREFGPELTTLDLEELDRTEHIAGLKARGKGAPKKKKAKTEGKKKR; the protein is encoded by the exons ATGAGTGTCCCACGCGCGAGGTTACTGGACCTCATGAAG GCTCAATGTGAAGTCTTTGCGGCAACTTTCAACCCTGAGGGAGTGCGGACGGGAAACAAGATCCTGCGCCAACGTCTGAAGGGACCTTCCCTCGCATCCTACTACCCTCGCAAGGTCCTTACCGTCCAGGACGTCCAGAGAGAGTTCGGTCCTGAGCTCACAACGCTCGActtggaggagctggaccgTACGGAGCACATTGCTGG TCTGAAGGCTAGAGGAAAGGGTGCacccaagaagaagaaggcgaaga CtgaggggaagaagaagagataA
- a CDS encoding Putative ribonuclease III domain, double-stranded RNA-binding domain-containing protein — MSKRSSSGVLPPSKRRHTADEALGLLLDHSDELISCLQAFFGSKSASSDRNEDLQNLRRLSKKLLPSFKHLAGEGPTQADAAQENDVSKNEVSKSKMDAALPTPRVGPTSAAPPIPSFTLVTPWTPADIPNSMPPLPEISNPVLKMAAFTHVGVVKHKSDLSYDRLEWLGDAYVELISSSLIFQTFGGMPTGKCSQLRELLIRNANLGEYSAHYKLFERAKLPAEFRPNGNLPVVAKPHEIKKVRGDLFEAYVAAVVLSDPVHGLPRAAEWLKALWAMTIKDQIRTSARNPEMGIVKELGETVTEENQIAPKVRLSQVIGAKGITIRYEDLPSVNKKDKYNKKLALFSVGVFLDGWGEKNKLLGTGSDLNKKEAGQKAAQMALDNKKLMKVYVEKKKALMAALGETEDASD; from the exons ATGAGCAAGCGTTCAAGTTCGGGGGTGCTACCTCCAAGCAAGAGAAGGCACACAGCAGACGAGGCACTGGGATTGCTTCTCGACCACAGCGATGAACTCATCAGTTGTCTTCAAGCTTTTTTTGGATCAAAATCTGCGTCTTCTGATCGGAACGAAGATTTGCAAAATCTTCGACGCCTCAGCAAGAAACTACTGCCTTCGTTCAAGCACTTGGCCGGCGAGGGGCCCACCCAGGCTGATGCAGCTCAAGAGAACGATGTAAGCAAG AACGAAGTCTCGAAAAGTAAGATGGACGCAGCTTTGCCCACGCCACGCGTGGGGCCGACGTCCGCTGCACCGCCAATCCCTTCATTCACGCTGGTCACGCCATGGACACCAGCAGACATTCCTAACTCGATGCCGCCTCTTCCTGAGATTTCGAACCCAGTTCTGAAAATGGCGGCTTTCACCCACGTGGGGGTAGTCAAGCACAAGAGCGACCTCAGCTACGACCGTCTCGAGTGGCTAGGAGATGCCTACGTTGAGTTGATCTCATCATCTCTCATTTTCCAGACGTTTGGGGGGATGCCCACTGGAAAATGCTCTCAGCTAAGAGAACTTCTTATTCGTAACGCCAACCTCGGGGAGTATTCTGCACACTATAAGCTCTTCGAAAGGGCCAAACTGCCGGCCGAGTTTAGGCCTAACGGAAACCTGCCCGTCGTGGCCAAACCACACGAAATCAAGAAGGTCCGCGGAGACTTGTTTGAAGCATAtgtggccgccgtcgtcctttCAGATCCCGTTCACGGTCTTCCCCGGGCTGCGGAATGGTTGAAGGCACTTTGGGCGATGACGATCAAGGATCAGATCAGAACAAGCGCGAGGAACCCTGAGATGGGGATAGTGAAGGAGTTGGGCGAGACTGTGACGGAAGAGAACCAAATCGCGCCCAAGGTCCGGTTGAGCCAGGTGATTGGTGCAAAAGGCATCACTATCCGCTACGAGGACCTGCCCAGCGTgaacaagaaggacaagTACAACAAGAAGCTGGCTCTCTTTTCCGTCGGTGTCTTTCTTGATGGATggggggagaagaacaaACTTCTAGGCACGGGGAGTGATTTgaacaagaaggaggcgggGCAGAAAGCAGCCCAGATGGCATTGGACAACAAGAAGCTGATGAAGGTCTATgtggagaagaaaaaggcgTTGATGGCAGCTCTTGGGGAGACGGAGGATGCATCAGACTAG
- a CDS encoding Putative acyl-CoA-binding protein, ACBP has translation MADSVDRVFVHALNTVKKIPKTGASRPPPSDRLRLYGLYKQAMEGDVDGVMERPTSASGVPADELQREKDKWDAWNSQKGLSRTEAKRRYIEALIETMHKFATTPDAKELVAELEFVWNQIKNNSPSSTESSPKGTGYTGELRQYQNPLPDSEGPLKVLSPMSEDDAAERNSVGRMVYNEEEEGDALVRSSNWSRSVERALEKLSAEVAALREQITTGREWKSKKSRSFPAWIRWFTWVVLKHLAIDAVLLAFILLWMRKRKDRRLEDLVRAGVKLMREYVRNVLPSR, from the exons ATGGCTGACTCTGTGG ATCGCGTGTTTGTCCATGCCTTAAATACCGTCAAGAAAATCCCCAAAACGGGGGCCTCGCGCCCCCCGCCGTCCGACAGGCTGCGACTCTATGGCCTCTACAAGCAAGCGATGGAGGGTGACGTTGATGGCGTCATGGAACGGCCGACCTCGGCTTCCGGCGTGCCAGCTGATGAGCTCCAGCGCGAGAAGGACAAGTGGGATGCATGGAACTCCCAGAAGGGCCTGAGCCGGACGGAGGCGAAGAGACGATACATCGAGGCATTGATCGAGACGATGCACAAATTCGCGACGACACC AGACGCCAAGGAACTTGTCGCGGAACTCGAATTCGTATGGAACCAGATCAAGAACAACAGCCCGAGCTCGACCGAATCCTCACCGAAAGGCACAGGGTATACCGGCGAGTTGCGACAGTATCAGAATCCCCTGCCTGACTCCGAAGGACCGCTGAAGGTTCTAAGCCCCATgagcgaagacgacgccgccgaacgAAACTCAGTCGGGCGGATGGTCTacaacgaggaggaggaaggggacgCGCTTGTGAGGAGCAGCAACTGGTCGCGGAGCGTGGAACGCGCCTTGGAAAAGctctcggccgaggtcgcggcCTTACGAGAGCAAATTACAACAGGAAGGGAGTGGAAATCGAAAAAGTCGCGAAGTTTCCCCGCCTGGATACGGTGGTTCACCTGGGTGGTATTAAAACACCTCGCCATCGATGCGGTCCTGTTGGCCTTCATCCTCCTGTGGATGCGCAAGCGGAAGGATAGGAGGTTGGAGGACTTGGTCCGCGCCGGGGTGAAGTTGATGAGGGAATACGTGAGGAACGTCTTACCGTCCAGATGA